A single Apostichopus japonicus isolate 1M-3 chromosome 11, ASM3797524v1, whole genome shotgun sequence DNA region contains:
- the LOC139976152 gene encoding uncharacterized protein — translation MTGNLDARLLSGQLLLPLMMIMVDRGRTDDDDDDDDDDDDDDDDDDDDDDDDDDDDGGGGGDGDGDDDDDDDDDDDDDDDDDDDDDDDDDDDDDDGGGGGGDDDDDYDDDDDDDDDDDD, via the coding sequence ATGACTGGAAATCTCGATGCCAGGTTATTGTCCGGCCAACTTCTCCTACCCCTCATGATGATAATGGTTGACCGAGGTcgaactgatgatgatgatgatgatgatgatgatgatgatgatgatgatgatgatgatgatgatgatgatgatgatgatgatgatgatgatggtggtggtggtggtgatggtgatggtgatgatgatgatgatgatgatgatgatgatgatgatgatgatgatgatgatgatgatgatgatgatgatgatgatgatgatgatgatgatggtggtggtggtggtggggatgatgatgatgattatgatgatgatgatgatgacgatgacgatgacgatgactaG